The sequence below is a genomic window from Meles meles chromosome 3, mMelMel3.1 paternal haplotype, whole genome shotgun sequence.
ACCATGGTTATTTCTGGCCCCTCACCACCGCCCAGCCCAGCTCCGGGGCTGCTCAGCTTCATGGTGGGTGAGCTTGGACTCTGCCGAcctggtgggagggggagggaaggtggggacgGGCAGCCCCTGGGGTTACCCCACTGTGGCACTGGCTTCACTCCCCCTACCCCAAAACACCAGGACGCAGCAATCAGTGGTGGGTGCTTGTTTCTTCTGATTTTCCTTAATCTCTAAATGGAGTCTCTACCCCCAGCTCACCCCCAAGATACATTGACTATgtgacaggctctgtgctgaacaaCTGGACAGGCATTGGCCTTCACAATGCCTTGTGAAATAGGTATGATTCTCACCCCCATTTCATTAATGAGGAAgggggctcagagagggcaggTGACTTGATTAAGGTGAGAGAGCTGGGGAGTCGGGGAGCCAGGAGTTCAATCCACATAGTCTGGCTTCTGAACCTCTGGATGAAACCTGCCTTATGCCAAGAACCACAGGTTCTCTGGGGGCCCAGAACGAACTGGACAGAGCTTTTACCCTCTAAGGGTGAGGTTACGCAGGGCAGAGAGACTTGTGAACAAGTCATTTCAACAGTTACTTATCAAACATCTGCTCCTCTAGGCATTAAAGATACAAAAagagggcgcttgggtggctcagtgggttgggcctctgccttcggctcgggtcatgatctcaggtcctgggatcgagccccacatcgggctctctgctcagcgggaagcctgcttcctcctctctctctctctgcctgcctctctgcctacttgtggtctgtctctgtccgtcaaataaagaaaataaaataaatctctaaaaattaaaaaaaaaaagatacaaaaagaagtaaaaaggtGACTCCCTCTTTTGTAGTTCACGACcggtgggggagacagacaaaCAGGCAATCATAACAGTGTGAAATGTGCTATCGTGGGGAACACACAGTGATTGTGGGAGCCCCTTATCTGGTTCCTATCCACTGAAGTTCTTCTGAGCAGTCAGAGAGCCAACGGGCCATTCTGCAGGAGGCTGGGTGTGGAGTGCCGGTGTGAGACTAGCCAGGGACTCATGTGGTCGTCCAGGAGAGAGGGTAAGGTCTGCAGGCCTCAGCATCGGCTATCACACACTCCTTTCAGGGGCCtcccagccagaggcagagagcaaGAATACTGGACACCCAAATTTACTGACAGGCAGCTCAGTCTAAAGGCGCTTCCCTTCCCCTCGGTACAGTGGCAATAGGGTAGTTGGAGAGACTGGAGGGAagggtcttctcttttttccttatctAACCAGCCCCTTATCTACTTCACCCTTAAGGCAACTCTGTTTTGGGCGAAGTTAAAATGAGTGACTGAAGAGGAACCTGGAATACAGAACCAGGAAGAAGAGCTTCCCTCCAGATAATCATACTGATAAGAGGAGATAAGAGGTAGGAAGCCTTAGCTCCATCCTGCAgaatgggggcccctgggtggctcagtcaatagcaCATCTGAGTCTTCActtctgctcaggtaatgatctcagggttgtgagactgagccccacattgagtcgttcagcggggagtctgcttaaagatccTCTCTCTGCTCCACCCACCCCTACTCTCCAGTGcgctctctcaagtgaataaataaactttatcCTCAGAAATGTCCCCAGAGGAGTGTTCCTTGCACTCCAGGCAGAAGTGGCACTTCTGTTCCTATCAGCAAAGGGAGGGATCTTTGGAAATTCTAGGACTAGATTTGCCTGATTTCCCTCGTCAAGCCTTAGAAAGGGCCGTCCTGGCAGGACGACCTAGTCTTCAAGCTGACATTAGACtcagtgtcttctttttttttcttttttcttttttaaagatttttatttatttatttgacagaaagagggaacacaagcagggggagcagcaggcagagggagaagcaggctcctacagagcagagagcccgatgtggggttcgagcccaggactctgggatcatgacctgagccaaagacagacacttaaccgaatgagccacctaggcgcccccagactttgtttttattcatcaTCCATCAGCTATTGCAAGAGGGATTAAAGTTAGATTTAAGAAGGACTTCCTGATTTTGTACTACCAGTGACCAAAGCAGCAGCATCTCCCTCTTTTCATAGTTTTAATAACCACAATTTTCTCAGCTCCCCTCATCCTATCCCTGGACTGGGGTAATGCCCCGAATGGCTGCACTTGTATGGGAAAGAGGCTTAACAGGGGTCACTCTGGGGTGACAGGATAAACCATAGGATGGTTTATTTTTAGGAGCTGGGTGGTAAGGGTTTCATTGTCTTCCCTTGGGCTCTGGGTATGTttgcccccactcccccaccccacacccagcttttctcctttctttggcAAATCCAGGctgtctccctttttctctcccagGCTAAATTGGGAGTGTGAAGCTGTTCTTCTTCCCAATTTAGCTTTTGAATTAAAGTGAGAACTGAATGTGGCTGGGAAGCTGACTcccatctgtgtgtgtgagagagagaaaggagagcaagtgagcatgagcacaagcagggggagtcagagCAAGGGAGGCTGATCTGGGCTGCTGCTGTTTAGTTTGGACATCTATTCTCAGGTGCAGGCAGACAGTTCAGCAAAGAGACACCGAGGTTTGACGGTTGGCGTTTTCTCAGGAGTGGAAGAATGCTAGAGGGACAGCATTCGAACATTCCACAAAAATGTGCCGAGGGCTTATTGTGTGCTAGATGCTGGGGAAACGGTGAGCCAGGTAGTCACATCATCTATACTCTGGCTTTCAGTCTGGTGGGGAAATAGGCAATGACCACCAGGGGGAAGTGTTGGGAAGAGGAGCAGGATGCCACAGGAACCCATGGGATGAGGTGGGGACATGGCATCCAAGCTGAGACTTAATGTGCAGGCAGGAGCTGACCAAGTGGAGCAGAACAAGAGTGCCTGGACAGAAGGCACTGTGCACACAGAGATCTGAGTGTGCCTGGCTTCTGCCACGGAGGGCGCTGGCACCAGGTGAATTGGGCTCAAGAAGGCTCAAGAGTTTCCacctgctcctcttctcttctccccttcttccaGGGACAACAAAACCAGATGACAGTGATGTGGGCCAGAGAAGTCTGGGAGGCTGTGAATCCTTGCTGCTCATGCTCTAAACAGTCAACCTAAGGGACAGGGAATGTGCAGTTCTCCTTCTGAGTCATCACTCAGGTCCAAGGTGGATGTGGAACACAGGAAATGGGATCTCTTTGTCTTGAGGCAAAAGTATCATGAAGGGTCTCTGCTTGGTTTAGCTTACCTGATTCTTGCCAGGTtggaggttgctgcctgagtCTCTGGGGGACCGTCCCTCTTCTTACTTGATGGGAGTGAGTCATGATTCTGGCTGAGATGGGAACAGGTTGAAATCTTGGCAAAGATAGACCCTCTgttggcagagagaggagagagctctcTGGGGGGTCATGCAGTTCTCTGTCAGCTCTCGAGTTCCCCAATGACAGGCACAGCTGAAGGATGCTTGTGTAAAACTTGCCATCAATATTTCaagcagcattatttattgatCACTCATCTGGctgggacaaaaggagagggtaATTCATTAGGGATGCAGGGCTGGTGGGGTCATTTTGGGGAAGAGGTCAGAGAAAGGTAGGTCACTAAGGAGCCCCAGCCTTGGTTCTTGCAAAAGTACCTTGGGATCCCAGCGTTTGGAAATTAGggtcttttctctccttttttaatcCTGTAGTGCCCCAGATGAAAATAAGGGAAGCGGCAGGGAATAGGAAAACCTGGGGCGGCCTGGAACTGCCACTGTGGCCAGCAGAGAAATCATATCCAGAGAATCCTGCGGCCAAGtgtgcttccttccctctgggcCTAACCTGCCCTCCCAAGTTCCCTACCCTTTGCCACAGTTTGGGTCCCTCTCCTCACCTGACCTTGAAATTAGCTCCAGCAGTCCCTCTAGATGTCATTTCAGAAACCATGTTGGGTCCCTTGGGCTGCAGAGCCCTTCCAGAGTCAGCTTGGCAACTCCCCTGATCCCAGGAGGGTGCCTGATCCTCACCCAAGGGGAGTACCTGCCCTTTGGGTCTGACCATCCGCTGGTGAGAATACTGGGTGTAGGCACACAGGCTGGGCTTGGGAAGTGATGGCTTGAGAATCCATCTCTGTTTCATGCACCTGTAAGGATGTTTTCTTCATGAATCTCCAACTCCACGGAGTGGGGCATGAGGCGCCCTGCTCACCAGACCTTAGGCAGACTGATTGCATGAAGAGTCTCCCCTGCAGGGGTGGGGAATCCCACACTGAGAGTGAGCTGCGCCACCTAGTGGGCTTCTCCATCCTTGCAGGTATCCCTCTGATCCCTCCCCGCCTCCAGCCTAGATACGGGACAAGTTCTCAGGCAGAACCCAAATGGCTTTAATACTTGAGGTACCCTCCTCCACCATGAAGGCCTGACTCAGCGCAGAGAGGAAAAAACTAGATAAACTGGGGAGGGAAATGACCACGAACTGGCTGAAATTTACGGCTGTGAGGAAGCCAGCTGTGGCTTTAGCCTGCCTCTCCCTATTACTGTCTCTCCCTACTATCATGGATTGCACTGATATGGGGACCATGATCCAGAGCCCTCAGAAACCCTCCCTCCTCTGCTAACCCTCTTTCCTCCAGGCTGAGCAAGGATCGGCTCAGCTCTGCTGATCAAGGAAGAGCGGGCACAGGCTGGAGCTGCTGCTGGCTTTCCTCTGACGTCACAGCCTGGAAATCCCATTTTAAGCAGGTTCTCAGGGTGTGGGACACACacaagaaagggagggggagccAGCTAAAGCAGCTCCATCCCTGAGGACATTCTATCCAGGGATCTCAGGTCTGGAGGGCTGCCCAGTGTCCCCAAGATGGGGCACAGGGCTAGACAGACCTCAGCTCCCACCCAAAAGCTAATATCCCTCAATGCCCCCTGGTGACCCAGGCAGTGATCAAGAATCCTCCACAGAGCTCTAGCCTCTGTTCTGACATCTCTTCCCCACTGCTCAGGCCTAGAGGTCTACTGAGGCAGACGGGAGAGGGTGGTCCCAAGGAATGAGATAGCAAGATGTCACCTCGACCCAAATGTGTCCCACCAGCCCCTCCCAGAAGCCTTTCCCTGCATCTCGTTGTCACCCtccacctctcctctcctcccctgcacCACAGGGGCCAGGCCCAGTGCCGAGTTCTAGGAGACTGACTGAATGTTCCCATGGCAACAGACTAAGGAGCTTGGAAATCTGAGCATGTTCCTGTTGACACACAGAAACCCAGATGTGCAcagagagcctggcatggggAAACTGGCAGTGACCTCCTTAGCCACCGGTCATTGCAGgggtgtgtctctgtgtgtgtgtgtgcgtgtgtgcgcgcgcgcgtgtgcatGTTATGCAGCAAATGGGATTTAGGTTAGAGAGGGCCTAACCTGATTTCTTCACCATATGGTAGCTGCTAGCTTGAGACTGCAGCATCTTACTCTCTGGAGATCTTTCTAGAACAAGCAAGTCTCTCCCCTGAATTCTACCCTGACACGTCCTCTcctttcagagagagaaaagggccaATTTGCCCAGAGGCCAGTGGTAAAAGGAATAACCTTCCAAGGTCTGTTGACCGGAGGACTCTAGGGAAGATGAAAAGGACcgttctgggcgcctgggtggctcagtgggttaagccgctgccttcggctcaggtcatgatctcggggtcctgggatcgagtcctgcatggggctctctgctcagcagggagcctgcttccctctctctctctgcctgcctctctatctacttgtgatctctctctgtcaaataaataaataaaatctaaaaataagaaaaagaaaaagaaaaggactgtTCTCGCCTCACCTCCACTGTGACCTCAGTTCGGGAGGTTCTTGGCCAGTTGAGCACAAGTGTGGCAGGAGGACATACCTCTGTGATgctggggaagggacaggaaaGTCGGTAGACTTTCTGCAGACCTGGGGCCAAGCCCCCACACATGCTGTGCCCCACCCTGTGCTCTGCCTCCGTTTTCCTTCCACAAGGCTGTGCATACGACTGtttctctgctccctcctcccttcctcctccttgccttgctctctctcccccctccctctccactcttttcctttgtttttctcctcccatgctgcctctgctcctgtgccatcctttcccttcccctgggCACGGCCTTGCAGGTCTCACTCCCAGCCGGCTGTGCCCCTTGGCCCCTGGTGGCCTTGGCTTTAGCTCCAAGGACTCAGACCCCATactctcaccctccctccctttctcctccaacCCAGCCCAGCAGCCCAGGGCTAAAGGCTcccctccaggtgccccaggggacGGCCTCTCTGGCCCCAGCCTTTGGTCCCCTGTCCTCCTTCTGTCCCCAGGGTCAGACATACACCATGAGGCTGGTTCCCCATTACCCCGTCTTCCCTCAGCCTAcctgtttcttcctttcagaGTCTCTGGCTCACAGCCCCCTCTCCAACATTCTTTAGCCTTTCTGGGCCCTGTGGCCATCCAatccccccgccctgcccagcagcccccaagtcctgtccctccttccctgggAGCCTTATGAAGGTCTTCGTCCTTAGAGCTTACACTGGCACTTTCTATGAGGTACCGGAAGGTCCACTGGGGCAGGAGGTCTCTGTGCAAGTCTCTGTGCCTCAAGGTTGGGGCCCCCAGCCCTCAAGTCCTGATCCCTCCTACTGTCCtggctgtatctttttttttttttttaagatttatttatttatttgaaagagagaacagcaagcaagcaggggggaagagcagaggagagagagaaaaaaaaatcctgaagcaggctccccgctgagcacggcttgatcccaggatcctgagattagagcctgagcggaaatcaggagtcgctgcttaactgacttagccacccaggccccctcccctgGCTGTACCTTGAGCTTCCAAACCATCTCCCCAGATGGAACCAGCTGAAGCCCATCTCATATCTTGGAGAATGGAACTCCTGGGGTCCACAGTCCCacctcttcccccgccccccacagctGGGCCCTGCTTTTCACTTGAGGTCCTTCTCACCTGTGGACGGGAGGGGTGAGAACAAAGCACAGAGGCTGAAATGCGTGAGGTGCCAGAATTCGGTTTATTGGCTCATTCAGGGCCAAAGGTCCAACGGGCACCCTCTTTCCACAGAATTGGAAGCCTTTTggctcctaaatttttttttttcttcacacacTCCTCCTGGCCCTGACTGAAGCCACGGCAGAAGCGGGGGTAGAGTGTGGGGGCAAAGGCTGGGCTCCTAAGAGTCTGCTCACGTGGGGCCCAGTTTGCTTGGCACAGGAAGAGGGCTCTGGGGGAAGGAAGATGAGCCCCCAGGTGAAGAGGAAAGGAGCTGGCTCAGCAGGGGCCTCTACAGTGGGCCCTGAGGCagaggagcccagcacaggggcagggcaggaaggggaggaggcGAAAGGCTATCAAGGGCAGAGGAGGTGAGAGGCCCTCAGAATCCCATCCTCTCAGCGTTGTCTGAGAGTAGAAAGGAAGGCCCACAGCAGGGAGGGGCttgtggtggggggtggtagCTGCTGGCAGGAAAGTCCTTTACCCAACCCCCCCCAGCCCTAGAcccagaaatacacacacacacacacacacacacacactctcacacgcACACCCCCAGAACCCCACTTCTTTTTAGTGGAGACATATAGCACACAGCCCTACCCAGTACCCCTAACTGCAGCTCTGGCCTGGCCATACTGGTCCTTCAAACACACATTAAGGCCTGAGCTCTTGCCCAGGTTCTCTGAAGCCTTCTCCACTCCCTCCTGGTCTCCCAGGTGCCTTCGGGCCCATCTCTGGTCATTCTGGGCTGTGagtaacccccacccccaccccagagagAGCAGTGGGGGCATGTTAGGACCTCAGAAAAGGGAATGGCCATGGTCTTCAGCAAGGCACTGGGCGGGTGGGGACAGGACTGGAGCAGGGAGAATAGCAATTTGGCTCTATGGAGCCCCCAcctccttgggtggctcagtcctcagCAACTCCTCCAGCCgctaccctccacccccacagcAGGGCCTCCCTCCTCTTTTCCAAGCCCCTCCAGAGGAGTGGTCACTGGGCAGGCAGCCATCAGAGGGGACCTGGGGCCTGAGACACATGGGCTACTGGCACAGTGTGGAGCAGGGGCTCTGCAGCCTGTGGGGCATCAGGACCTCAAGCCAAGTCACCCCCACCAGAGGTCTTCTTCTTGGGCCGGGTCTTCAGTGTCTTGGAAGCCAGTGGCTgtaggagggagagaggatgtcAGAGGGCTCAGCCTGGGCTCACATCCCCTCCCCATGTCCGCAAGCTCTCACCTCAGCTTTGGGCACTTTTTTGATGGGTTTGACCCGCTTAGGGGCCTTGTCTCCCATATCATCTTCAGAGGTCTCTGTCCGGGGATCTGTCTGGTTCGTGCTAGACCTTAAACTCAGTGCAGGGTCATCTCCTGCTTTGGGGGAGCAAAGGAGAACAGAGGTCTGGCGGCTCTCCCACCTGGCCTCCATGCCCTCTAGCCCTCCCAGCCTGGAGCCCTGCCTGTACCTAAGTCCTCGATAGTGTCCAGGAGGCTGCCGGGGCTGGATCGGAGCCGGCTGTCAGGCCCCTGCAGGGGCAGCGCATCATCATCCCGAATCAGGGTCAGGTCTTGCATGCTGAAGCTCCGGAGCTTCTCTGATAGCACCCCCTGGCCCTAGGGTGACCACCACGCACCGGGAGAACCGGAGGAAGGGGCggggtggagagagaggtcaCCATGGAGCACGAGCAGCCCCCGAGCTCAGTGTTTTCCCCACACTGTCCTCACCCTGTCCTACAGCAACACGGACAGGCTGGCGTCGCCACACACTATCCCTTTGGACAGATGAGAAATCTGGCCCGGGGAGTGGAAATCACACAGCCTGGGGCTGGCAGAGCCCCAAGGACATGGTAAACAAAAAGGGGCTTGGCCAGGGGCATGAAGCAGGCAAGGTGGAGTCCTGGGAGCCTGGGTCTGCCCCCATCTCACCTTGGCAGCGGCTGTGACCGCGGCATTGGCAGCCAGGTTCAGGCCCCTCTTGCCCACCCTCATCATGGTCTCATAGCTCTTGTCTCGGGCCTGAGTGATGTACTCGTCGATCTCCTGAGGGGTTGGAGGGAAAGAAGCGGGAGGTGAGGGGTGGGCCCCACTGgccaggccctgccctgcccttgttCACACCCGGACAAAAGCACAGCCTGCTCCAGGAGGCCAGGGCCCTGGCAGATCACTTCAGGTTCTGGGCACCCACAGGGAGAGCCACAAATGTACACAGCTACAGGCACTAGGCTGCCCCGGCCTGGGGCAGGCAAGGAAGTCAGCTGAGAGTGGGGGCAAACCTTCTCCTTGTTGGACAGTGTCGGGTGCACGAACTTGCGGTAGAGCACACTGGAGCCCTTGGTGTAAGGGGACAGCAGCCATATCACAAAGGCGATCTTGAGCTCAAAGTAGAAGGGGAACCTGTTGGTGGGAGAGAGGTTAGTGGTAGAGCCTGGGATAGGGACTCAGGGGGTGAGCTGATCCCCTGCGAGACCTTGGCTAGCACCCCACCCCTTAGTGCACTGGAGTCCCCACGTGGCTCGGGTGACTGGGAATTTTCCATGTCCAGGAGAGTGGGAGGCTCAGCTGAGACTCCAAGTGGGTTGGTGAGAAGTGCCCCCAGCAGGAATTAACCACCCCCCGCTCAGCCCCCGGCAGTGGCTCTCTGCACACT
It includes:
- the REEP2 gene encoding receptor expression-enhancing protein 2 isoform X5; amino-acid sequence: MMYWIVFAFFTTAETLTDIVLSWFPFYFELKIAFVIWLLSPYTKGSSVLYRKFVHPTLSNKEKEIDEYITQARDKSYETMMRVGKRGLNLAANAAVTAAAKGQGVLSEKLRSFSMQDLTLIRDDDALPLQGPDSRLRSSPGSLLDTIEDLAGDDPALSLRSSTNQTDPRTETSEDDMGDKAPKRVKPIKKVPKAEPLASKTLKTRPKKKTSGGGDLA
- the REEP2 gene encoding receptor expression-enhancing protein 2 isoform X3 — translated: MVSWIISRLVVLIFGTLYPAYSSYKAVKTKNVKEYVKWMMYWIVFAFFTTAETLTDIVLSWFPFYFELKIAFVIWLLSPYTKGSSVLYRKFVHPTLSNKEKEIDEYITQARDKSYETMMRVGKRGLNLAANAAVTAAAKGVLSEKLRSFSMQDLTLIRDDDALPLQGPDSRLRSSPGSLLDTIEDLAGDDPALSLRSSTNQTDPRTETSEDDMGDKAPKRVKPIKKVPKAEPLASKTLKTRPKKKTSGGGDLA
- the REEP2 gene encoding receptor expression-enhancing protein 2 isoform X1; this translates as MVSWIISRLVVLIFGTLYPAYSSYKAVKTKNVKEYVKWMMYWIVFAFFTTAETLTDIVLSWFPFYFELKIAFVIWLLSPYTKGSSVLYRKFVHPTLSNKEKEIDEYITQARDKSYETMMRVGKRGLNLAANAAVTAAAKGQGVLSEKLRSFSMQDLTLIRDDDALPLQGPDSRLRSSPGSLLDTIEDLAGDDPALSLRSSTNQTDPRTETSEDDMGDKAPKRVKPIKKVPKAEPLASKTLKTRPKKKTSGGGDLA
- the REEP2 gene encoding receptor expression-enhancing protein 2 isoform X2, with translation MVSWIISRLVVLIFGTLYPAYSSYKAVKTKNVKEYVKWMMYWIVFAFFTTAETLTDIVLSWFPFYFELKIAFVIWLLSPYTKGSSVLYRKFVHPTLSNKEKEIDEYITQARDKSYETMMRVGKRGLNLAANAAVTAAAKGQGVLSEKLRSFSMQDLTLIRDDDALPLQGPDSRLRSSPGSLLDTIEDLGDDPALSLRSSTNQTDPRTETSEDDMGDKAPKRVKPIKKVPKAEPLASKTLKTRPKKKTSGGGDLA
- the REEP2 gene encoding receptor expression-enhancing protein 2 isoform X4 — its product is MVSWIISRLVVLIFGTLYPAYSSYKAVKTKNVKEYVKWMMYWIVFAFFTTAETLTDIVLSWFPFYFELKIAFVIWLLSPYTKGSSVLYRKFVHPTLSNKEKEIDEYITQARDKSYETMMRVGKRGLNLAANAAVTAAAKGVLSEKLRSFSMQDLTLIRDDDALPLQGPDSRLRSSPGSLLDTIEDLGDDPALSLRSSTNQTDPRTETSEDDMGDKAPKRVKPIKKVPKAEPLASKTLKTRPKKKTSGGGDLA